The proteins below are encoded in one region of Nilaparvata lugens isolate BPH chromosome X, ASM1435652v1, whole genome shotgun sequence:
- the LOC120348920 gene encoding testis-specific serine/threonine-protein kinase 1-like, whose product NNKGHLSEYRTRHLFHQIVTAVQYIHSNDLSHRDLKCENILLKDELTVRITDFGFARSCRDKYTNQRILSDTFCGSAAYAAPEILQGLPYNPKMYDVWSLGCILYIMLTARMPYDDSNITKMLYVQLHAILSFPTKSEFKISHDMKKFIMHLLEPDVTRRATINQVYTELTQLPPITPQNCVKPKNSVQKLTGKKSIGQAEMDYLRMKLKKCKIPHNF is encoded by the coding sequence aataacaaaGGTCATTTGTCTGAGTACAGAACCCGGCATTTGTTCCATCAAATAGTGACGGCGGTGCAGTATATCCATTCCAATGACTTGAGTCATAGAGACCTGAAATGTGAGAACATTCTATTGAAAGATGAGCTGACTGTTCGTATTACCGACTTCGGATTCGCCAGAAGTTGCAGAGATAAATACACCAACCAACGCATTCTAAGTGATACATTTTGTGGCAGTGCCGCCTATGCTGCCCCTGAAATACTACAGGGCCTACCATATAACCCAAAAATGTACGATGTCTGGTCATTGGGTTGTATTCTGTACATTATGCTGACCGCTAGAATGCCATACGATGATTccaatattacaaaaatgttgtatgtacaattgcatgcaattcttTCATTTCCAACCAAATCTGAATTCAAGATAAGCCATGATATGAAGAAATTCATTATGCATTTATTGGAGCCAGATGTTACCAGACGAGCAACCATAAATCAAGTATATACTGAATTGACTCAGCTACCACCAATAACACCTCAAAATTGTGTCAAACCAAAAAATTCTGTCCAGAAACTAACTGGGAAAAAATCTATAGGTCAAGCAGAAATGGATTATTTACggatgaaattgaagaagtgTAAAATTCCTCACAATTTTTAG